Proteins encoded in a region of the Dorea longicatena genome:
- a CDS encoding nucleotidyltransferase produces the protein MKTVGLITEYNPFHNGHLYHIEKAKELTGADRVIVIMSGDYVQRGTPAVLSKHSRAHMALLNGASVVLELPVCYSCASAEFFAKGAVSVLDGLGCIDALCFGSECGNLEHLTSIAHLLSAEPETYRHHLQSSLKNGMSFPAARCHALEKMTGDAYASQILSDPNNILGIEYLKALKELNSPIVPFTLKREFSGYHDTELHDCSSSASAIRKVLMNIPASPYLPKNISAQLSEQLPPGSLSIIQNEWNFSCPVEADDFSLLLKYRLLSEPHESLCKYQDVSEELSNRIIRNRNQFRSFGQFCTLLKTKELTYSRISRSLLHILLSITTEDMHAYQDNSCSYARILGFRKEHTDVLRAMKDHASIPIITKLGKSASLLSPEASRMLNQTSFASDLYESVISDKFGIPFTSEQQKQIIRV, from the coding sequence ATGAAAACTGTTGGACTTATCACAGAATACAATCCATTTCACAATGGACATCTTTATCATATAGAAAAAGCAAAAGAACTGACCGGTGCCGACCGGGTTATAGTCATCATGAGCGGCGACTATGTGCAACGTGGAACTCCCGCCGTTCTTTCCAAGCATTCAAGGGCACATATGGCCCTTTTAAACGGTGCATCTGTTGTGCTTGAACTTCCGGTCTGTTATTCCTGCGCAAGTGCAGAATTCTTTGCAAAGGGTGCAGTATCTGTCTTAGACGGTCTTGGCTGTATAGATGCGCTTTGTTTTGGGAGTGAATGTGGTAATCTGGAACATTTAACATCCATCGCACACCTTCTGTCTGCCGAACCAGAAACCTACCGTCACCATCTCCAGAGTTCATTAAAAAATGGCATGTCTTTTCCGGCAGCAAGATGTCACGCTCTCGAAAAAATGACTGGCGATGCCTATGCTTCACAGATTCTTTCTGATCCCAATAATATACTGGGAATTGAATATCTGAAAGCTCTTAAAGAACTGAACAGTCCGATTGTTCCATTTACCTTAAAAAGAGAATTTTCCGGATATCATGACACAGAACTTCATGACTGCTCCAGTTCTGCTTCTGCAATCCGAAAAGTCTTGATGAATATTCCGGCATCCCCGTACCTGCCAAAAAACATATCCGCACAGCTAAGCGAGCAATTACCACCCGGTTCTTTATCTATTATACAAAATGAATGGAACTTTTCCTGTCCTGTGGAAGCAGATGATTTTTCACTGTTGTTAAAATACCGCCTGCTGAGCGAACCCCATGAATCTCTTTGCAAATACCAGGATGTATCTGAAGAGCTTTCCAACCGAATCATCCGGAACCGGAATCAGTTTCGCTCTTTCGGACAATTCTGCACCCTTTTAAAAACAAAAGAACTGACTTACAGCCGTATCAGCAGAAGTTTACTGCATATTCTGCTATCCATAACCACAGAAGATATGCATGCATACCAGGACAATTCCTGTTCATATGCGCGTATTCTTGGTTTCCGGAAAGAACATACCGATGTCTTACGCGCGATGAAAGATCATGCTTCCATACCGATCATTACCAAACTAGGCAAATCAGCATCTCTTTTGTCACCGGAAGCTTCACGTATGTTGAACCAGACTTCTTTTGCTTCCGACCTGTACGAAAGTGTTATCTCCGATAAATTCGGCATACCGTTCACAAGCGAACAGCAAAAGCAGATTATACGTGTATAG
- a CDS encoding ACT domain-containing protein — protein MKKCVITVVGKDTVGIIAKVCEYLAGTNINILDISQTIVDGYFNMMMIVDVTNCSKEVAVVSKELEEIGTSIGVTIHCQREEIFEKMHRL, from the coding sequence ATGAAGAAATGTGTAATTACAGTTGTAGGAAAAGACACCGTAGGTATTATTGCAAAAGTATGTGAATATCTTGCAGGAACTAACATTAATATCCTTGATATTTCGCAGACCATCGTGGATGGATACTTTAACATGATGATGATTGTTGATGTGACAAATTGCAGTAAAGAAGTAGCCGTAGTTTCAAAAGAACTGGAAGAGATCGGAACTTCTATTGGTGTTACTATTCACTGCCAGAGAGAAGAAATATTTGAAAAAATGCACAGATTATAA
- a CDS encoding acetate kinase: protein MKVLVMNCGSSSLKYQLIDMENESVLAKGICERIGADGSVLTHKPTGKDKYVVEQAMPDHGVAVQLVLDALQDKEHGVIESADEITAIGHRVLHAGTIYSDATLVTEDVKKVVRDCFDLGPLHNPANLIGIEACEKAMPGKPNVAVFDTAFGMNIPKKAAMYAIPYEYYEKYSIRRYGFHGTSHMFVSGETVKLLGKEDAKVIVCHIGNGASISASIGGKCVDTSMGLTPLEGLVMGTRSGDVDPAVLQFICNHEDISVDEMLNILNKKSGLLGISGVSSDFRDVRQAAADGNERAQLAMDTYKYRVAKYIGSYTAAMNGVDAITFTAGVGENAPDLRKDICDYLGYLGVELDEEKNENVHGETTVISTPESKVKVIVLPTNEELAIARETAKLV, encoded by the coding sequence ATGAAAGTATTAGTAATGAACTGCGGAAGTTCATCTTTAAAATATCAGTTGATCGACATGGAGAACGAGAGCGTTCTTGCAAAAGGTATCTGTGAAAGAATCGGAGCCGATGGATCTGTATTAACACACAAACCAACAGGAAAAGATAAATATGTTGTAGAGCAGGCAATGCCAGATCATGGTGTAGCAGTACAGTTAGTACTGGATGCTTTACAGGATAAAGAGCATGGTGTGATCGAAAGTGCGGATGAGATTACAGCAATCGGACACCGTGTACTGCATGCAGGTACTATTTACAGTGATGCAACACTTGTAACAGAAGACGTGAAGAAAGTTGTTCGTGACTGCTTCGACCTCGGACCTCTTCATAACCCTGCAAACCTGATCGGTATTGAAGCTTGCGAAAAAGCAATGCCTGGCAAACCGAATGTAGCAGTATTCGATACAGCATTTGGTATGAATATTCCAAAGAAAGCAGCTATGTATGCAATCCCATATGAATATTATGAGAAATACAGCATCAGAAGATATGGTTTCCACGGAACAAGCCATATGTTCGTATCTGGTGAAACTGTAAAACTTCTTGGAAAAGAAGATGCAAAGGTTATTGTATGCCACATTGGTAATGGTGCAAGTATCTCCGCATCTATCGGTGGAAAATGCGTAGACACAAGTATGGGACTTACTCCTTTGGAAGGACTTGTTATGGGAACACGTAGTGGAGATGTTGATCCTGCAGTTCTTCAGTTCATCTGCAATCATGAAGATATCAGCGTAGATGAGATGCTGAATATCCTGAACAAAAAGTCAGGACTTCTTGGAATCAGCGGTGTGTCTTCTGACTTCCGTGATGTAAGACAGGCAGCTGCTGACGGAAACGAAAGAGCACAGCTTGCAATGGATACTTACAAATACCGTGTTGCAAAATATATCGGATCTTATACAGCAGCAATGAACGGTGTAGATGCAATCACATTTACAGCCGGTGTTGGAGAGAATGCTCCGGACCTCAGAAAAGACATCTGTGATTACCTTGGATATCTTGGCGTAGAGCTCGACGAAGAAAAGAATGAGAATGTTCACGGAGAGACAACCGTAATTTCTACACCAGAATCAAAAGTAAAAGTAATTGTCCTTCCTACAAACGAAGAGTTAGCTATTGCTCGTGAAACAGCAAAATTAGTTTAA
- the pepI gene encoding proline iminopeptidase, whose amino-acid sequence MAKITEGYMPFHGYQTYYRIVGEQKDNGKAPLICLHGGPGSTHNYFEVLDNVADDDDRMIIMYDQLGCGKSYLDGHPEMWTQDLWLDELDALREHLGLDECHIIGQSWGGMMQIAYAIERGAKGVKSFIISSGHPSSSLWAREGMRRIKMMTEEDQAAINDALERNDFTGEAYLKAVDNYMDRYCNYWREDLPECCTRPKKSGGEAYLYGWGPNEFVPSGTLKDFEYIDRLHEIKVPSLIMSGISDLCSPLVAKTMADEIPDTKWILWERARHTTFVDRHDDYCVELIKWMNEYDK is encoded by the coding sequence ATGGCAAAAATTACAGAAGGATATATGCCTTTCCATGGCTATCAGACATATTACAGAATCGTTGGAGAACAGAAAGATAACGGAAAAGCTCCGTTGATCTGCTTACATGGCGGACCTGGATCTACACATAACTATTTTGAAGTACTGGATAATGTCGCAGATGATGATGATCGTATGATCATTATGTATGATCAGTTGGGTTGCGGTAAATCTTACCTGGATGGACATCCGGAGATGTGGACACAGGATCTTTGGCTGGATGAATTGGATGCATTAAGAGAACACCTCGGACTGGATGAATGCCATATCATTGGCCAGTCATGGGGCGGTATGATGCAGATTGCATATGCGATTGAACGTGGAGCAAAAGGTGTAAAATCATTCATCATTTCTTCCGGTCATCCAAGCAGCAGCCTGTGGGCAAGAGAAGGAATGCGCAGAATCAAGATGATGACAGAAGAAGATCAGGCAGCGATCAACGATGCGCTGGAGCGTAATGACTTCACAGGAGAAGCTTATCTGAAAGCTGTAGATAACTATATGGACAGATACTGCAATTACTGGAGAGAAGATCTTCCTGAGTGCTGTACAAGACCTAAGAAATCCGGTGGAGAAGCTTATCTGTATGGATGGGGACCGAACGAATTCGTTCCATCCGGTACACTGAAAGATTTTGAATATATCGACAGACTTCATGAGATTAAAGTTCCATCACTGATCATGAGTGGTATCTCTGATCTTTGTTCACCATTAGTTGCAAAGACTATGGCAGACGAAATTCCGGATACGAAATGGATTCTCTGGGAGAGAGCAAGACATACAACATTCGTAGACAGACACGATGACTACTGTGTAGAACTGATCAAGTGGATGAACGAATACGATAAATAA
- the pta gene encoding phosphate acetyltransferase translates to MGFIDEIKAKAKSCKKTIVLPESEDIRTYEAAEAILKEGTANLILIGSEEEIAKNKGDFDITGATIVDPATYEKTDEYVATLVELRKKKGMTEEQAREILLTNYLYYGVMMVKMKDADGMVSGACHSTADTLRPCLQILKTKPGTKLVSAFFVMVVPDCDMGENGTFVFADCGLNQNPTSEELAAIAQSSAESFKQLVGADPRVAMLSYSTMGSAKHDDVTKVQEAVKIAKAENPDLMLDGEMQLDAALVPSVGAAKAPGSQVAGKANTLIFPNLDAGNIGYKLVQRLAKAEAYGPMTQGIAAPVNDLSRGCSAKDIEGVVAITAVQCQNQ, encoded by the coding sequence ATGGGATTTATAGATGAAATCAAAGCAAAAGCAAAAAGTTGTAAAAAAACAATCGTTCTTCCAGAGAGCGAAGACATCAGAACTTATGAGGCAGCAGAGGCAATTTTAAAAGAAGGAACAGCTAACCTGATCCTGATCGGAAGCGAAGAAGAGATCGCTAAGAATAAAGGGGATTTCGACATCACAGGAGCTACAATCGTAGACCCTGCTACATATGAGAAGACAGACGAATATGTAGCAACACTTGTTGAACTGAGAAAGAAAAAAGGAATGACAGAAGAGCAGGCAAGAGAGATTCTTCTTACTAATTACTTATATTATGGTGTAATGATGGTTAAGATGAAAGATGCAGACGGAATGGTATCCGGAGCATGCCACTCTACAGCTGACACACTTCGTCCATGCCTTCAGATCCTGAAGACAAAACCAGGAACAAAGCTTGTATCTGCATTCTTTGTTATGGTAGTACCTGACTGCGACATGGGAGAGAACGGAACATTTGTATTCGCTGACTGCGGACTGAACCAGAATCCTACATCCGAAGAGCTTGCAGCAATCGCTCAGTCTTCAGCAGAAAGCTTCAAACAGCTCGTTGGTGCTGATCCAAGAGTTGCTATGCTTTCTTACTCAACAATGGGAAGTGCAAAACACGATGACGTAACAAAAGTACAGGAAGCTGTTAAGATCGCAAAAGCTGAGAATCCGGATCTTATGTTAGACGGAGAGATGCAGCTTGATGCAGCACTTGTTCCTTCTGTTGGAGCAGCTAAAGCACCAGGAAGCCAGGTTGCAGGAAAAGCCAATACTCTGATCTTCCCTAACCTTGATGCAGGTAACATTGGATACAAACTTGTTCAGCGTCTTGCAAAAGCAGAAGCTTACGGACCAATGACACAGGGAATCGCAGCACCTGTTAACGACCTTTCAAGAGGATGCAGTGCTAAGGATATTGAAGGTGTTGTTGCAATCACAGCAGTTCAGTGCCAGAATCAGTAA
- a CDS encoding aminopeptidase P family N-terminal domain-containing protein: MTEVAKRIEKLRALMAEQNIDAYVVPTADFHQSEYVGEHFKARKFITGFSGSYGTAVIAKDDAGLWTDGRYFTQALTEMEGSGVRLMKMFVDDTPSTTEWLAQKIPEGGKVAFDGRVLSMGEGQEYEEVLGAKNITIEYEVDLIDQIWEDRPSLSKKPCFFLEDKYTGENVASKLKRVREKMAEYGATVHLIASLDDNAWLLNFRGDDIDFFPLVLDYVIVRKDSVDLYIDDSKLNDRIREEMAKNNVNIHPYNDIYEDAKKIGADEVALIDPMKMNYALYKSLPCKVVEGANPTILMKAIKNAVEIENIKNAELKDSIALTKFIYWVKKNYDKMEITELSASDKLTALRAEQEGYIRDSFEPLQAFGEHAAMMHYAPSKETDVVLKEGGMLLSDTGGGYYEGSTDITRTTVLGHITPELKKYYTAVYRAMQHLSAANFLYGNHGWSLDVLARQPIWDMNKDFQCGTGHGFGYLGSIHEPPTGFRWYIVPSKNEHHQFEPGMVITDEPGIYEEGDFGIRIENNLLTVNGEKNKYGQFMHFETLNFVPIDLDGIDPEELTRSEKEWLNDYHKACYEKVGPYLTDEEREWLKEYTRAI, encoded by the coding sequence ATGACAGAAGTAGCAAAGCGTATTGAAAAGCTTCGCGCACTGATGGCAGAGCAGAATATCGATGCATATGTTGTGCCAACTGCAGATTTCCATCAAAGTGAGTATGTAGGAGAGCATTTCAAAGCAAGAAAGTTCATTACTGGATTCAGTGGTTCCTACGGAACAGCCGTAATCGCAAAAGATGATGCGGGTCTGTGGACAGATGGAAGATATTTCACACAGGCACTGACCGAGATGGAAGGCAGTGGTGTCCGCCTGATGAAGATGTTTGTTGATGATACTCCATCTACAACAGAATGGCTTGCCCAGAAGATCCCGGAAGGCGGTAAGGTCGCATTTGACGGCCGTGTTCTTTCTATGGGAGAAGGACAGGAATATGAAGAAGTATTGGGCGCAAAGAATATCACGATCGAATATGAAGTAGATCTGATCGACCAGATCTGGGAAGACCGCCCGTCTCTTTCTAAGAAACCTTGTTTCTTCCTGGAAGACAAATACACAGGAGAGAATGTTGCATCCAAGCTGAAACGAGTTCGTGAGAAGATGGCTGAATACGGAGCAACGGTACATTTGATTGCGTCTCTGGATGATAACGCATGGCTTCTGAATTTCAGAGGAGATGATATTGACTTCTTCCCATTGGTTCTGGACTATGTGATCGTACGTAAAGACAGTGTAGATCTGTATATCGATGACAGCAAACTGAATGACCGCATCAGAGAAGAGATGGCAAAGAATAATGTCAACATTCATCCATACAATGACATTTACGAAGATGCTAAGAAGATTGGTGCAGATGAGGTTGCACTGATTGACCCGATGAAGATGAACTATGCACTGTATAAGAGTCTTCCATGTAAGGTAGTAGAAGGAGCTAATCCGACTATCTTGATGAAAGCAATTAAGAATGCTGTTGAGATTGAAAATATCAAAAATGCAGAATTGAAAGACAGTATTGCACTGACGAAGTTCATTTACTGGGTTAAGAAAAATTATGACAAGATGGAGATTACAGAGCTTTCTGCTTCAGATAAACTGACAGCTCTGCGTGCAGAACAGGAAGGATATATCCGTGACTCATTCGAACCTCTGCAGGCTTTCGGTGAGCACGCTGCAATGATGCATTATGCACCGTCTAAAGAGACAGATGTTGTATTAAAAGAAGGCGGAATGCTTCTGAGCGATACAGGCGGCGGATATTATGAAGGTTCTACTGATATTACCAGAACAACAGTACTGGGACATATCACACCGGAACTGAAGAAATATTACACAGCTGTATACAGAGCAATGCAGCACTTAAGCGCAGCAAACTTCCTCTATGGTAACCACGGATGGTCTCTGGATGTATTGGCAAGACAGCCAATCTGGGATATGAACAAAGACTTCCAGTGCGGAACCGGACATGGTTTCGGATATCTTGGAAGTATCCACGAGCCGCCAACAGGATTCCGCTGGTACATCGTTCCTTCTAAGAACGAACATCATCAGTTTGAGCCTGGTATGGTAATTACAGATGAGCCGGGAATCTATGAAGAAGGAGATTTTGGTATCCGTATCGAGAACAACCTGCTTACTGTAAACGGTGAGAAGAATAAATATGGACAGTTCATGCACTTTGAGACTCTGAACTTCGTACCAATCGACCTTGATGGTATCGATCCGGAAGAACTGACAAGATCAGAGAAAGAATGGCTGAATGATTATCACAAAGCCTGCTACGAGAAGGTTGGTCCATATCTGACTGATGAAGAAAGAGAATGGCTGAAAGAATACACAAGAGCTATCTAA
- the rpmF gene encoding 50S ribosomal protein L32 has protein sequence MSICPKNKSSKARRDKRRANWKMSAPNLVKCSKCGELMMPHRVCKACGSYNKKEIIAQD, from the coding sequence ATGTCAATTTGTCCAAAGAATAAATCTTCTAAAGCAAGAAGAGACAAAAGAAGAGCAAACTGGAAAATGAGCGCACCAAACCTGGTAAAATGCAGCAAGTGTGGCGAATTAATGATGCCTCACAGAGTATGCAAGGCTTGTGGTTCATACAACAAAAAAGAAATCATTGCTCAGGATTAA
- a CDS encoding PFL family protein codes for MINRYEVYETNQMIAEENLDVRTITLGISLLDCIDADLDKLNENIYNKITTVAKDLVKTGEEIEQEFGIPIVNKRISITPVALIGGAACKSPEDFVTIAKTLDKAAKEVGVNFIGGYSALVSKSMTKSDENLIRSVPQALACTDRICSSINVGSTKTGINMDAVRLCGEIVKETAEATKENDSLGCAKLVVFCNAPDDNPFMAGAFLGVTEGDAVINVGVSGPGVVKHAIEQVRGKGFEELCETIKKTAFKVTRVGQLVAGEASKRLGIPFGIIDLSLAPTPAVGDSVAEILEEIGLERVGAPGTTAALAMLNDQVKKGGVMASSYVGGLSGAFIPVSEDKGMIDAVEMGALTIEKLEAMTCVCSVGLDMIAIPGKTTASTISGIIADEMAIGMVNQKTTAVRLIPVIGKDVGETAEFGGLLGYAPIIPVNEYDCSAFVNRKGRIPAPVHSFKN; via the coding sequence ATGATAAACAGATATGAAGTATATGAGACAAATCAGATGATTGCTGAGGAAAATCTGGATGTACGTACGATCACTCTCGGAATCAGCCTGTTGGATTGCATAGATGCAGACCTTGATAAATTAAATGAAAATATTTACAACAAGATCACTACGGTTGCAAAAGATCTTGTAAAGACCGGAGAAGAGATTGAACAGGAATTCGGTATTCCGATTGTAAACAAACGAATTTCTATTACACCAGTGGCGCTGATTGGCGGTGCTGCATGTAAGAGTCCGGAAGACTTTGTGACAATTGCAAAGACATTGGACAAAGCGGCAAAAGAAGTCGGAGTGAATTTTATCGGCGGATATTCGGCACTGGTGTCAAAGTCTATGACAAAGAGTGATGAGAATCTGATCCGTTCTGTACCACAGGCACTCGCATGTACGGATCGAATCTGCAGTTCCATCAACGTAGGTTCTACAAAGACGGGAATCAATATGGATGCGGTGCGTCTGTGTGGTGAGATTGTTAAGGAAACAGCAGAAGCAACAAAAGAAAATGATTCTCTGGGATGTGCAAAACTTGTGGTATTCTGTAATGCACCGGATGATAATCCGTTTATGGCGGGAGCGTTCCTCGGTGTGACAGAAGGAGATGCAGTGATCAATGTAGGTGTCAGTGGACCGGGAGTTGTAAAACATGCAATTGAACAGGTACGTGGCAAAGGTTTTGAAGAATTATGCGAAACAATCAAAAAGACTGCTTTTAAGGTAACTCGTGTGGGACAGCTTGTTGCGGGAGAGGCATCGAAGAGACTTGGCATTCCGTTCGGAATCATCGATCTGTCACTGGCACCGACTCCGGCAGTAGGAGACAGTGTGGCTGAGATCCTGGAAGAAATTGGTCTGGAGCGTGTTGGAGCACCGGGAACAACAGCAGCACTTGCTATGCTGAATGATCAGGTGAAAAAAGGCGGCGTCATGGCTTCATCTTATGTAGGCGGCTTAAGTGGTGCGTTCATTCCTGTCAGTGAAGATAAAGGCATGATCGATGCAGTAGAGATGGGTGCTCTTACGATCGAAAAACTCGAAGCAATGACATGTGTATGTTCGGTAGGACTTGACATGATTGCAATTCCAGGTAAGACAACAGCTTCAACTATTTCGGGAATTATTGCAGATGAGATGGCAATCGGTATGGTGAATCAGAAGACAACAGCTGTACGTCTGATCCCGGTTATCGGAAAAGATGTAGGAGAGACTGCCGAATTTGGCGGACTGCTGGGATATGCTCCGATCATTCCTGTTAACGAATATGATTGTAGTGCATTTGTAAATAGAAAAGGAAGAATTCCGGCTCCTGTACATAGTTTCAAAAATTAA
- a CDS encoding YceD family protein — translation MILNLSDVLSEQHKAIHESVPIEMTCFKSEMGDYAITEKTPLELSVEYAGDRKLKVTGKAEITSVAPCDRCLEDVEVKVTLDFKHKIDTESDAYDQSEDLDENNYIDGYSLDVEQLVYNELLVGWPTKILCSEDCKGICNVCGQNLNKGTCNCEDTGLDPRMSVIRDVFKNFKEV, via the coding sequence ATGATATTAAACCTATCCGACGTTCTGTCTGAGCAGCATAAAGCAATACATGAATCTGTTCCGATTGAAATGACTTGTTTCAAGTCTGAGATGGGAGATTATGCAATTACAGAGAAGACACCACTTGAATTGTCTGTAGAATATGCAGGTGACCGCAAGTTGAAAGTGACTGGTAAAGCTGAGATTACATCAGTTGCACCATGTGACAGATGTCTGGAAGATGTAGAAGTGAAGGTGACACTTGACTTCAAGCATAAGATTGATACAGAGTCAGATGCATATGATCAGTCAGAAGATTTAGACGAGAATAACTATATTGACGGATATAGCTTAGATGTAGAACAATTGGTCTACAACGAGTTATTGGTAGGGTGGCCGACGAAAATTCTATGCAGCGAAGACTGTAAAGGTATTTGCAACGTATGTGGTCAGAACCTGAATAAAGGTACCTGTAACTGTGAAGATACGGGGCTCGACCCTAGAATGTCAGTTATCCGTGATGTATTTAAGAATTTTAAGGAGGTGTAA
- the mgtE gene encoding magnesium transporter: protein MTEERIKDMLDAREYKELKEELETNMYPVDLAEILEEFDQKHMVLVFRLLAKEEAAETFSYMDSDTREDLINALTDSELEEIMEEMYLDDTVDVLEEMPANVVDRLLMVTDEEKRQQINQLLQYPEDSAGSVMNVDYIALRREMTVAESILKIRQVGLNRETIYTCYVTEQRHLIGQVDVKELLTSSESKTIEEIMDTNMLYARTTDDQEDVANTITKYGLIALPIVDHENCMVGIVTVDDAMQVLQEETTEDISIMAGVNPNEDSYFGTSIFEHVKSRIPWLLFLMLSATVTQMIMNSYENALALMPQLAGFVPMLTGTGGNCGSQSSTLVIRGLAVGEIEFSDLFKVIWKEIRIAFCISIILSVVNGIRIMLMGQGDATMAFTIGLTMACTVLIAKVVGCTLPLVAKKIGLDPAIMATPLISTLVDISTISVYFAIVSHVFQL, encoded by the coding sequence CTGACTGAAGAACGTATCAAAGACATGCTGGATGCGAGAGAATATAAAGAACTGAAAGAAGAACTGGAAACAAATATGTATCCTGTAGACCTTGCGGAGATTCTGGAAGAGTTTGATCAGAAGCATATGGTGCTGGTATTCCGTTTGCTTGCAAAAGAAGAAGCTGCAGAGACATTTTCTTATATGGACAGTGATACGCGAGAGGACCTGATCAATGCACTGACGGATTCCGAGCTTGAAGAGATCATGGAGGAAATGTATCTGGATGATACCGTTGATGTGTTGGAAGAGATGCCTGCCAATGTAGTAGACAGACTTCTGATGGTTACAGATGAAGAAAAACGTCAACAGATCAATCAACTGTTACAATATCCGGAAGACAGTGCCGGAAGCGTGATGAATGTAGATTATATTGCGCTTCGCAGAGAAATGACGGTTGCAGAATCGATTCTGAAGATCCGCCAGGTTGGGCTGAACCGTGAGACAATCTATACCTGTTATGTTACAGAACAGCGCCATCTGATCGGTCAGGTTGATGTAAAAGAATTGCTGACAAGCAGTGAATCCAAGACAATAGAAGAGATCATGGATACCAATATGCTGTATGCACGTACAACAGACGATCAGGAAGATGTGGCAAATACCATTACCAAGTATGGACTGATCGCACTGCCAATCGTGGATCATGAAAATTGCATGGTGGGTATCGTAACGGTTGATGATGCCATGCAGGTATTACAGGAGGAGACAACGGAAGATATCAGTATCATGGCTGGTGTCAATCCGAATGAAGATTCGTATTTCGGGACATCGATATTTGAACATGTAAAGAGTCGTATTCCGTGGCTGCTGTTTTTGATGCTGTCTGCAACCGTAACACAGATGATCATGAACAGCTATGAAAATGCACTGGCACTGATGCCGCAGCTTGCGGGATTTGTTCCGATGCTTACCGGAACCGGTGGAAACTGTGGATCACAGAGCTCGACACTGGTGATTCGTGGGCTGGCAGTTGGAGAGATTGAATTTTCTGATCTGTTTAAGGTGATCTGGAAAGAGATCCGAATTGCATTCTGTATCAGCATTATCTTATCGGTAGTGAATGGAATCCGAATTATGCTGATGGGCCAGGGAGATGCCACCATGGCGTTTACCATTGGACTTACTATGGCATGTACCGTACTGATTGCGAAAGTGGTTGGATGTACATTACCATTGGTTGCGAAAAAGATTGGGCTGGATCCGGCGATTATGGCAACGCCTTTGATTTCTACATTGGTTGATATCAGTACGATCAGTGTGTATTTTGCGATCGTAAGTCACGTTTTTCAATTATAA
- a CDS encoding MBL fold metallo-hydrolase, translating into MRLCSIASGSSGNCIYVGDDQTHLLVDTGISKKRIEEGLSKLEIKGDELEGILITHEHVDHIQGLGVFSRKYEIPIYATPGTIEGIRNCKSLGKLPEGLLHEIEIEHPFSLGTLNIDPFAISHDANEPSGYRIENGKKSVAVATDLGVYDDYTVEHLSDLNAVVLEANHDIHMLEVGPYPYPLKRRVMGDKGHLSNELSGKLLCDILHDDLQYVVLGHLSKENNYEELAYETVKLEISIGDNPYKGDDIPMMVAKRDQVSDIITL; encoded by the coding sequence ATGAGATTATGCAGCATTGCGAGTGGAAGCAGTGGAAATTGTATTTATGTAGGAGATGATCAGACACATCTTCTGGTCGATACAGGAATCAGCAAGAAAAGAATCGAAGAAGGATTATCAAAGTTGGAGATAAAAGGGGATGAGCTGGAGGGAATACTGATCACACACGAACATGTAGATCATATTCAGGGACTTGGTGTGTTCAGCAGAAAGTATGAGATTCCAATCTATGCAACGCCCGGAACCATTGAAGGAATCAGGAATTGTAAAAGTCTCGGAAAACTTCCGGAAGGCCTTTTACATGAGATAGAGATAGAACATCCATTTTCACTTGGAACATTGAATATAGATCCGTTTGCAATTTCCCATGATGCAAATGAACCGTCTGGTTACAGAATTGAAAATGGAAAAAAATCTGTTGCAGTTGCAACGGATCTCGGGGTATATGATGATTATACCGTAGAACATCTGAGCGATCTGAATGCGGTCGTTCTGGAAGCAAACCATGACATACATATGTTGGAAGTAGGACCTTACCCATATCCATTGAAACGAAGGGTAATGGGCGACAAGGGACATCTTTCCAATGAACTGTCTGGAAAGCTTCTTTGCGATATATTACATGATGACCTGCAATATGTAGTTCTGGGACATCTGAGTAAAGAGAACAATTACGAAGAACTGGCATACGAAACGGTCAAACTGGAGATCAGTATCGGTGACAATCCTTATAAAGGAGATGATATTCCGATGATGGTAGCCAAACGAGATCAGGTATCTGATATCATTACATTATAA